A genomic segment from Aegilops tauschii subsp. strangulata cultivar AL8/78 chromosome 1, Aet v6.0, whole genome shotgun sequence encodes:
- the LOC109765730 gene encoding protein PLASTID MOVEMENT IMPAIRED 1: MAGLGGGGGLSDYLDRPNAIHRRTASLAIARSGDDGQRIMDGIGREGRRARSSRRLSLSSWLGPRSRPLPADDTTSVDSRSREFEGSGSAKGKPSAWSSWKPVRALSRIGKRRAGCLFSIEVAAVRGVPASMDGLRLAVSVRKAETKDGAMQTMPARVSHDGTAEFDETLFVKCNLYFTGGPGTGKPLKLEPRRFVLSVVPVEVPDIRLGTYTVDVSSLVLDSLQKSSEGRRVRWFDRAFGLAGKAAGGELLLKLGFQLMEDAGLRLYTQAAGRSSRDVSVSPSRARVHNKNSFSVASTTPKLSTSDGAISPSMRAYRQLVDRLNIDKRPEDDELSTASGAGDVDYVIPEYEVVDKGVETVKEVVHFQDQRDVLRELDSIGEQIEAIEALMASGGKKSPTGAGQQPRLDADEEMVTVEFLRKLEAVDDDKFRKLKQPMTPRSSESQKKAPVVPDLGQSLGPAVQTRDGGFLVSMNPYNVPLASRDVPPVLAMQVSRPFVLPSAMAATGFDVLQKMAAAGGPDEVRDKVASLGRMESLTGKTPEQVGFEGIAEAVIGGRRTEGGASSSAARSVRLVRKLATALSEGRMERVATGIWSAGNDPETLDEVLAFSLQKLEAMAVDALMIQAEMADEEPPFEVAPAAGETNVFDALVPSDEWSESRGGSDGRVTLVAAIQLRDPSRRYEAVGAPMIAVVQSARMLGAAGLSGGRFKVRSLHVGGVQTRCLSGVGGSASWRAERQKLTAMQWTLAHGPGRAAKRVQTPPSSRAARVRQQQQRPDVVWSLSSRVLAGMWLKTVRNPDVKISAAGST; encoded by the coding sequence ATGGCCGGACTGGGAGGAGGCGGCGGTCTCAGCGACTACCTTGACCGGCCCAACGCCATCCACCGCCGCACCGCGTCGCTCGCCATCGCGCGGTCCGGCGACGATGGACAGCGCATCATGGATGGGATTGGGCGGGAGGGTCGGAGGGCGCGCTCGTCGCGCCGTCTCTCGCTGTCGTCGTGGCTCGGGCCGCGCTCCAGGCCTCTGCCGGCCGACGACACCACGTCCGTGGACTCGAGAAGCCGAGAATTCGAGGGGAGTGGCAGCGCCAAGGGGAAGCCGTCGGCGTGGAGCAGCTGGAAGCCCGTGCGCGCGCTCTCTCGCATCGGGAAGCGCCGCGCCGGGTGCCTCTTCTCCATCGAGGTGGCCGCCGTGCGCGGCGTGCCGGCCTCCATGGACGGCCTCCGCCTCGCCGTCTCCGTCCGCAAGGCCGAGACCAAGGACGGCGCGATGCAGACCATGCCGGCCCGGGTGTCGCACGATGGCACCGCGGAGTTCGACGAGACGCTCTTCGTCAAATGCAACCTCTACTTCACCGGCGGCCCGGGCACCGGGAAGCCCCTCAAGCTCGAGCCTCGCCGGTTCGTTCTGTCCGTCGTCCCCGTCGAGGTGCCGGACATCCGTCTGGGGACGTACACCGTCGACGTGAGCTCGCTTGTGCTGGACTCCCTCCAGAAGAGCTCCGAGGGACGCCGCGTCCGGTGGTTCGACAGGGCGTTCGGACTCGCCGGCAAGGCCGCCGGTGGCGAGCTCCTGCTCAAGCTGGGGTTCCAGCTCATGGAGGACGCGGGGCTCCGTCTCTACACGCAAGCCGCGGGGAGATCGTCGAGGGACGTGTCCGTGTCCCCCTCCCGTGCGAGGGTTCACAACAAGAACTCGTTCAGCGTCGCCAGTACGACGCCCAAGCTTTCAACGTCCGACGGAGCCATCTCGCCTTCCATGAGAGCTTACAGGCAGCTGGTAGACAGGCTCAACATCGACAAGCGTCCCGAAGACGACGAGCTCTCCACCGCAAGTGGCGCTGGCGACGTCGACTATGTCATCCCGGAGTACGAGGTGGTCGACAAGGGCGTCGAGACGGTCAAAGAGGTCGTCCACTTCCAGGACCAGCGCGACGTGCTACGCGAGCTCGACTCCATTGGCGAGCAGATCGAAGCCATCGAGGCGCTGATGGCGAGCGGCGGCAAGAAGTCGCCGACGGGAGCCGGTCAGCAGCCGCGGCTCGATGCGGATGAAGAGATGGTGACCGTTGAGTTTCTTAGGAAGCTCGAGGCAGTGGACGACGACAAGTTCAGGAAGCTGAAGCAGCCCATGACACCAAGATCAAGCGAGTCGCAGAAGAAGGCGCCCGTGGTGCCGGACTTGGGACAAAGCCTTGGCCCGGCGGTGCAAACGCGTGACGGCGGGTTCTTGGTGTCGATGAACCCGTACAACGTGCCGCTTGCAAGCAGAGACGTACCCCCGGTGCTCGCCATGCAGGTGTCGAGGCCGTTCGTGCTGCCAAGTGCCATGGCCGCGACTGGATTCGATGTGCTCCAGAAGATGGCGGCCGCGGGCGGACCCGACGAGGTTCGGGACAAGGTGGCGTCGCTAGGGCGCATGGAAAGCCTTACCGGAAAGACGCCCGAGCAAGTGGGTTTCGAGGGCATCGCGGAGGCAGTCATCGGCGGTAGGCGGACCGAGGGTGGCGCGAGCTCAAGCGCGGCGCGGTCGGTCAGGCTCGTCCGGAAGCTCGCCACCGCCTTGTCCGAGGGCCGGATGGAGCGCGTCGCCACCGGCATCTGGAGCGCGGGAAACGATCCGGAGACGTTGGATGAGGTACTCGCATTCTCGTTACAGAAGCTCGAGGCCATGGCCGTGGACGCGCTCATGATCCAGGCCGAGATGGCCgacgaggagccgccgttcgagGTAGCGCCGGCTGCGGGGGAAACGAACGTGTTCGACGCGCTGGTGCCGTCCGACGAGTGGTCCGAGTCCCGTGGCGGCTCGGACGGCCGCGTCACGCTGGTGGCGGCCATCCAGCTGCGTGACCCGTCCCGGCGCTACGAGGCGGTGGGGGCGCCGATGATCGCCGTCGTCCAGTCGGCGCGGATGCTGGGCGCGGCGGGGCTCAGCGGGGGGAGGTTCAAGGTGAGGAGCCTGCACGTGGGCGGAGTGCAGACGAGGTGCTTGTCGGGAGTCGGCGGAAGCGCGAGCTGGCGCGCCGAGCGGCAGAAGTTGACGGCGATGCAGTGGACGCTCGCCCACGGGCCGGGCCGCGCCGCCAAGAGGGTGCAGACGCCGCCATCGTCGCGGGCAGCGAGGGtgaggcagcagcagcagcggccAGACGTCGTCTGGAGCCTGTCGTCGAGGGTGCTCGCCGGGATGTGGCTCAAGACGGTGCGGAACCCGGACGTGAAGATCAGCGCCGCCGGCAGCACGTGA